Within the Solirubrobacterales bacterium genome, the region GACCGCTCGATCGGCCTTCTCGACGACGATCTGCCGACGGCGCTCCCGGTATCCAGCCGCGTCCAGGGTGACCCGCTTGCGATCGCGAGCTCCCTGAAAAGCCGCCTGGAAGCAGATCATCTGGAGTGCGTCGATCGTCTGGCCGCGCCGGCCGATCAGGATCCCGTAGTCCTCGTCGCCGACAACAGTCGCGGTGATCGTGCCCTCGTCCTCTTCAATCTCGACCTCACCGTCCAGATCAAGCTGATCGAGGACGGCTTCGACCAGAAGGATGATTCGCTCGGCCGGATCGGCCGGCCACTCGGAGGATTCCATCGCGCTCAGTCTAGAGGGCTACCGCCGCCGCTTCTTCTTGCGTGGGGGTGGAGGTGGAGCCTTGACCGCGGCCGCCTCCGCCGGACTGGGCAAGACCGGTGGCGGAATCACCTTGTTGACCACGGCCTGCTGCCCGATGGTCCAGAAGTTGGTGGTGATCCAGTAGAGGACCAGACCGGCCGGGAAGGAGATGATGAACGGGATGAAGATGAACGGCAGCACGAACATCATGATCCGCTGGTTGCGGTCCGAGCTGGTTGCGGTGATCAGCCCCGAGATCAGCTGGGTGCCCGCGTAAAGCACCATCAGGACGATCAGAACGATTCCGGTCGCTTTCGCGGTGAGGTCGGGAATGAAGAGGAAGGATTCGCCGAAGCCGCCGAGATGGCCGGTCGCCGGGTTCAGAACGTCGCCGCAGGCCTTGGCCGTCTGTCCACACATGTCCTCCCGCAGCGGCCCCTTCAGGGTCCAGAACAGGGTGATGAAGATCGGCATCTGGGCCAACAGCGGAATGCAGGAGGCCAGCGGATTGATCTTGTTCTCCTGGTAGAACTTCATCATCTCCTGGGAGAGACGCTGACGGTCGTTCTTGTACTTCTCCTGGAGAGCCTTGATCTGCGGCTGGAAGGCCTGCAGGGCACGCATGCTCTTGATCTGCTTGAAGGTGAGCGGAATCAGCAGCGCCCGGGTGACGATGGTCAGCAGAATGATCGCCATGCCCCAGCTCAGTCCCCAGCCGTGGAAGGTGTTGAGGACCGAACTGGCGACGTCGATCAGCGGCTGGAGGATGTTTGCGACTGTGTTTGCGAGGAGGGGCGTCAACGCGGTTTCTTCTCTCCGTGGTAGACAGCCGGATCGATCGGTCCGACCTTGAAGGTAAAGGTGTCACGCACGGGGTCGAAGCCACCGTGACTGAAAGGGTTGCAGCGCAGGATGCGCCAGCAGGCGAGAACTGTACCCCGAAAGGCTCCGAAACGGTTGATCGCCTCGATCGCGTAGGCAGAGCAGGTCGGTTCGTACTTGCAGCGACGAGGGAAAAGCGGGGAGATCCAGCGGCTGTAGGCACGGATCGGCCAGATCACGATCCGTTTCACGTGAAACGCCGTCCTTCCGCCCGTTTCACGTGGAACGCCCTTCCTGTTTCTCCCGTTCCTTCAGCAGTTCGGCGACACACCGGCGGGCCCCGGAGAGGCCCTCCTCCTCGACCACCGGCCCGACCGCCTGCCGCGCGACGAGGACAAAGTCATGTTCCACCACCGAAGCATCCATCTCTGCCCAGAATGCTTCCTTCAGGACGCGTTTGATCCGGTTCCGGGTGACCGAGTCCCCCA harbors:
- a CDS encoding KH domain-containing protein, whose product is MESSEWPADPAERIILLVEAVLDQLDLDGEVEIEEDEGTITATVVGDEDYGILIGRRGQTIDALQMICFQAAFQGARDRKRVTLDAAGYRERRRQIVVEKADRAVERVRDTESEVELDEMNARERRIVHEYLKDNPGIETFSTGDEPHRRVVVAPLISG
- a CDS encoding YidC/Oxa1 family membrane protein insertase, encoding MTPLLANTVANILQPLIDVASSVLNTFHGWGLSWGMAIILLTIVTRALLIPLTFKQIKSMRALQAFQPQIKALQEKYKNDRQRLSQEMMKFYQENKINPLASCIPLLAQMPIFITLFWTLKGPLREDMCGQTAKACGDVLNPATGHLGGFGESFLFIPDLTAKATGIVLIVLMVLYAGTQLISGLITATSSDRNQRIMMFVLPFIFIPFIISFPAGLVLYWITTNFWTIGQQAVVNKVIPPPVLPSPAEAAAVKAPPPPPRKKKRRR
- the yidD gene encoding membrane protein insertion efficiency factor YidD translates to MKRIVIWPIRAYSRWISPLFPRRCKYEPTCSAYAIEAINRFGAFRGTVLACWRILRCNPFSHGGFDPVRDTFTFKVGPIDPAVYHGEKKPR
- the rnpA gene encoding ribonuclease P protein component, translating into MDGAAGSPRRRRLSRSGDFKRAYRKGSSRATRYLVLYRFDRGEDSEPEVRLGVSVSRKLGDSVTRNRIKRVLKEAFWAEMDASVVEHDFVLVARQAVGPVVEEEGLSGARRCVAELLKEREKQEGRST